In Arvicanthis niloticus isolate mArvNil1 chromosome 4, mArvNil1.pat.X, whole genome shotgun sequence, a single window of DNA contains:
- the Fam241a gene encoding uncharacterized protein FAM241A, which translates to MCSARRLLRGGAGGGERDEDGAAPAGLAEEREPGASPRRRQPQDEGEQDVEEPQNHSAEPIGDDYKKMGTLFGELNKNLLNMGFTRMYFGERIVEPVVVIFFWLMLWFLGLQALGLVAVLCLVIIYVQQ; encoded by the exons ATGTGCTCAGCCAGGAGGCTGCTGCGGGGCGGCGCCGGCGGCGGGGAGCGCGACGAGGACGGGGCGGCGCCGGCAGGGCTGGCGGAGGAGCGGGAGCCCGGGGCGAGCCCGCGGCGCCGGCAGCCGCAGGACGAGGGCGAGCAG gatgttgAAGAACCACAAAACCACTCTGCCGAACCCATTGGAGATGACTACAAAAAGATGGGAACACTTTTTGGTGAACTGAACAAAAACCTCCTCAACATGGGCTTCACAAGGATGTATTTTGGAGAGCGAATTGTGGAACCAGTAGTGGTCATTTTCTTTTGGCTTATGCTATGGTTCCTGGGCCTGCAAGCCCTCGGACTAGTCGCTGTTCTTTGCCTTGTCATTATTTATGTACAGCAGTAA